Part of the Zingiber officinale cultivar Zhangliang chromosome 8A, Zo_v1.1, whole genome shotgun sequence genome, GCATTTAAGTATATTCACATGAATAAAAAATGTCTGGATTACCAGGGCAATATAAGATGAATAAAAAGAGAGTGTATTTATACATTCATGCTTCCTCAAACGCCCAATAGTTTGAATGTAGGGCATACGAAAAAAAAATAGAGCATTAGAAAAACCTAAGCTGGTCTAAAACTGCAAGCCATATTGGAGTTGAAGGAACCAGATAACATGTGCCAGATAGGATAATCTCTATGAATGTGAAGGTGGAACAAGGAATAACTGAAAGCTAAATAAGATGCATCCAAATAAATGTTCCTTTGACTGTCAATGGGGCGAGCTCTAAGAAGATGGACAACTTAGATTCTTGGCATAATACCCTTTTGTGCAACTAAGAATAGAGAAAGGCTTCATATTCACAGAATCAAATTACAAACTGTATGATTAAGACTGCTGATACTGGAAATATAGTTCAAATCTGTGGGAGTAATCGACACTACGTCCCCACTCCCATCGGGTCCCCATTCCCTTCATTGTCACCACTATCCAATTGGCTATAGGGTGACAGATTTGCTATAATGAAAAGAGATTAATTCCCAACCAGTGCATGCCCTCTGGGAAAAACTCCCCCCTAGCCAATTGGCCGTCGGCTATAAGCTGACCCTATGATTGACCTTCCTTCACATAACCTAGGGACGAACGAGAGGTGTCTGGGTAAGCATAATAACCTTTTGCTACAAGAAATAGTACAAGGACTTCAAATAATTCATGAATTGATCTATTTTTATACCTTTATGAAAATAAGTGACAAAGAAATCGTTAGACTTATTAACCTTTGAGAAATCTGAGAAAAACTAAGGATttcataaattgaaaattgaccAAGGATATGAAAGACAAACAAAAAACCATGCATATCAATGGAGAATCGGGAAGAAACCAAGAGCACCAGTAGGATTAACAAGGGGTCAATACAAAAAGATGGCGTGAAATGTAAAGAGCAATGAAGTTACCAAAATTTGAACTAGGGAAGCCGGCGAATGAAGGGCTTAAACTCATCAGATCCCCTCATAGGAAGTGAGGGTTCATCAGACACTTCCAGCTCCGGATCCACCATGGGCGAGAGGAACCCGATGAGAAGATTGAGCAGATAGATACCGAGCCCGTAGCTCACGATGTAAAAACCCTGCACGAAGAAACTCGCACAGAGTAGACGAGCGCGAGCAACAAGGTTCCGAGCCATCTTCCAACGGGATGGGGAGTGGATCTATCCAAGTAGTACTGGAAAGCACGGGAGAAATCTCTCCTCCATATTTCGCAAGAGGCAACGGCGCTCCTGCAGCTGCTTCCCCGCCCAATCCTCCCTCCATGAAGTGAGAAAACTGGAAAAGAGCCAAAATAAGAAGGTAAAGCAAGACTCCCTGCCAGAAACTGGATTCAGCGAGCGGATCTGGAGCAGTCAGATTAGTTCGgggaagaaaaaacaaaaaggTTTCGGCTGGGAAACAAACCTCCAAGGCGGTCGGAGGCGAAGAGAGGCAGAACCGCAGAGGGGGAAGGAATCGCAGCTGTGAAACAAGGAAGGGCAGCCCAACGCTGGCAGAGGAGTCAGCGGCAGCCGCCGTGGAGGAGGAGGCGGAGGATTCTTCGTTCTCGACGATGGCAAATGATCAAGCAGCTACGCTGTTAATCGGGTGGGTCCGGTTCACATGCGAAATTAACCGAAACCTTTTTGTTTCGGTTAAACGATTAAAAATAAGAGAATTCCTACCttcatttcattttatttttttaaaaaatcaacctAACTGAAGCTGTATAAAAGAATTGTTCAAACCCTGTTTTTTTTAATGGAATTAAGTCAATTATCTAACAAGAAAAGGGTTCAATTAGATAATTTAAAGGAACACTATATACCAGCacatttaatattataataaGTCTATCACTTAACATACAAAAGCCCAACCCAATTTATAGTATACGAAatcaaagtgaaaaaaaaaatagacgaTGAAAAAAGAAGTCCGAAAAGTAAAACAAAGGCGAGGGAGCTTGAACGCAGAGACGGATGCTCCCTCGCGTCTTCCCCTGGTCTTGGAGTatattctcttcctcctcctccccgATCTCCGTCTAACAGTCTTTTACTTCCTTGACCTTCTCATCTCCATTGTGCTTCCAATTCATCGATCAATCTGTCGATTTTTGGATCTATAGACGGTACCTCCCCTTTTTTGGTTTTGATTTTCGAATCCTCGTTTGGTAGAAGCCGTAGATCAGAATCACCTTCGGAAACCCTCGTGCTTGAAAAagccgttttttttttttttttttttgctcgaaTGGGGTTCGTGCGGCTCGAGATAAACCCCATCGAGGAGGAATCATACGACGTCGCCGGGGATGGCTGTAAGGCGCCATCCTTCGATGATCCGTCAGCCAGAGCCGACCTTGCCTGCGTGATATGCTCGGAGGTCAGCGCAGTACTGGCTGTGATGCGCCGCAATGTGCGGTGGGGCGGCCGGTATGCTTCAGCCGCGGATGATCACATCATTGAGCACTCCCTAATCCTGTCCCTCAAGTTACTCCGCCGGCAGGTGTCCTCATGGGGGGACGTCCGCCGCCCCTGGTCCACGATCGACCCTTCTGTTTATTTCAGGCCGTTCGTGGATGTGGTCCGCTCTGATGAGACCGGCGCTCCTATCACTAGTGTGGCTCTCTCCTCTTTGTACAAGATCCTTACTCTTGACTTCCTCGACCCGGCGTCTGGGACTGCCGTTGGAGCTGCGATGCATTTGGTTGTCGATGCCGTCACGAGCTGCCGGTTTGAGGTGACCGACCCTGCTTCTGAGGAGGCCGTTCTAATGAAGATACTCCAGGTGCTGCTTGCTATCATGCGGAGCCGTGCCTCGACTGTGCTGAGCAACCAGCATGCCTGCACAATTGTAAATACCTGTTTCCGCGTCGTCCACCAGGCAACAACCAAAGGAGAGTTGTTGCAGAGATTTTCAAGGCACACGATGCTTGAGCTTGTCCGCTGCATCTTCTTGCACTTGGCTGATGTCCACGATGGTGATGCATCTTCTTCTTTGAACCCCAAGGTACAACTTCAGTAAATAGACTGTAAAGAATTAAATATTCTATGTTTTAATTTCATCACTCCTATACAAACAAAGATGTTCTTTTGCTTGAAATTTTACTGCTTGCAAGTTTTATTATTCATGCACAAACATAGCATGTGATGATAAAGTTCTTCAGATAAGTGCAGTTGATATGGAGCAGGCTTTTGGGATTGCTCAAGTAGAAAATGGGAATGGGAGTATCAAGGTTGACAACAAAGGCGTGGGAGATGAAATTGGTACGGGATCAGAACAAAAACATGACACGAAAATCATTGTAGACCCATATGGAATTCCTTGCATGGTGGAGATATTCCACTTCTTATGTTCTCTTACAAATGTCCAAGACCAAGGTGGTAGGAATCCTGCAACGAATCAGGTAGCTTTTGATGAAGATGTGCCACTATTTGCCCTTAGCATGATCAACTCAGCTGTTGAGTTGGGAGGACCTTCAATAAGTAAACACCCAAAATTATTAACCCTGATACAGGATGAATTGTTTAGAAACTTGATACAGTTTGGCTTGTCTATAAGCCCTCTAATACTGTCCACAGTATGTAGCATAGTTCTGAATCTTTATCGCCACTTGCGCTCAAAGCTCAAATTACAACTGGAGGCATTCTTTTCTTGCGTGATCTTGAGGCTCACACAAAGTCGATATGGGGCTAGCTATCAACAGCAGGAAGTAACCATGGAGGCTCTCGTGGACTTCTGCCGTCAGAAGAACTTTATGACAGAGATGTATGCCAACTTTGATTGCGACATTACTTGCAGCAATATGTTTGAAGAGCTAGCCAATCTTCTGTCAAAAAGTGCATTTCCTATCAACTGCCCTCTTTCTTCCATGCATGTTCTTGCTTTGGATGGTTTGATTGCAGTGGTCGAGGGAATGGCTGATAGGATTGGAAATGCATCTCCCTCTCTTGAGCAGTCTTCGTTGGAGCTTCAGGAATATTCACCATTTTGGGCAGTGAGGTGTGAGAACTACTCTGCTCCAGAATATTGGGTTAAATTTGTCCGACAGAGAAAGTACATTAAAAGGAGATTAATGATTGGCGCAGATCACTTCAACAGAGACCCCAAGAAGGGCTTGGAGTTTCTGCAAGGAACTCATCTGCTGCCTGAGAAGCTTGATCCACAGagcgtggcttgtttcttcagaTACACTGCTGGCTTGGATAAGAACCTTGTCGGCGACTTCTTGGGAAATCATGATGAGTTTTGTGTGCAAGTACTTCATGAATTTGCATGGACTTTTGATTTTCAGGACATGAATCTGGATACTGCTCTACGACTTTTCCTAGAAACATTCCGGTTGCCTGGTGAATCTCAGAAAATTCAGAGAGTACTTGAGGCTTTCTCAGAGAGGTATTATGAGCAATCACCTCAGATCCTTGTTGACAAGGATGCAGCACTTGTGTtggcatactcacttataatgCTCAATACAGATCAACATAATGTCCAGGTAAAGAAGAAGATGACTGAAGAGGATTTCATCCGAAATAATCGCCACATTAATGGTGGTAATGACCTCCCAAGGGAGTTCCTGACGGAGCTCTATTACTCTATATGCAGGAATGAAATAAGAACTGTCCCTGAACAGGGTTTGGGTTTTACGGAAATGTCACCCAGCCGATGGATTGATCTCATGCAGAAGGCAAAGAAGACATCTCCTTACATTGTTTGCAATTCCCTTCCATATCTTGATCATGACATGTTTGCAATCATGTCAGGTCCTACAATTGCTGCCATCTCAGTGGTGTTTGATTTTGCAGAACATGAAGAAGTTCTCTCAGCATGTGTAGATGGCTTCTTGGCTGTCGCTAAGATCTCAGCATATCATCACCTAGAGGATGTGTTGGATGATTTAGTTGTATCCCTATGCAAATTCACAACTCTTTTGAACTCATCATTTATTGAGGAAACAGTGACAGCCTTTGGGGATGACATAAAAGCTAGGCTGGCAGCTGAGACAGTTTTTAGCATAGCAAATAGATATGGTGATTGCATACGCACTGGCTGGAGAAATATCCTTGATTGTATTTTGCGATTACACAAATTGGGTTTGCTTCCTGCTCGTGTTGCAAGTGATGCAGCTGATGATTCAGAATTGCCGCTAGATTCTGTCCCTGGAAAACCTGTCACAAGCTCTTTGCCCATTTCTCATAGTATGAGTCACCCTCGGAGATCTTCTGGGCTAATGGGGAGATTCAGCCAGTTATTATCTCTGGACACAGAAGAACCAAGGTTGCAACCATCTGAACAGCAACTTGCTGCCCATCAAAGAACTCTGCAGACAATACAGAAATGTCGCATTGATAGCATCTTCATAAAAAGCAAGTTTTTACATGCTGATTCGCTGATGCAAATTGCCAAGGCACTTATCTGGGCAGCTGGTCGGCCCCAGAAAGTTAGTAGTACCCCTGATGATGAGGACACAGCAGTTTTCTGCTTGGAGCTGCTTATTGCCATCACACTAAACAACCGGGATAGAATTGGGCTTCTTTGGCAGGGTGTCTATGAGCATATAGCTAACATTGTTCAATCGACCATGATTCATTGTGCCCTTGTGGAAAAGGCTGTTTTTGGACTCCTAAGAATTTGTCAGCGGCTACTACCTTACAAAGAGAATCTTGCTGATGAGCTTTTAACGTCACTTCAATTGGTTTTGAAGCTTGATGCTCGTGTGGCTGATACTTATTGTGAGAATATCACACAAGAAGTCACTAGACTTGTTAAAGCAAATGCAACCCATATTAAATCACAAATGGGTTGGCGGACCATAGCATCCCTACTCTCTATCACTGCTCGACACCCAGAAGCTTCGGCAGTAGGCTTCGAGGCAATTCTTTTCATCATGTCTGAAGGGGCTCATCTATCGCCAGCCAACTATGTCTTTTGCATTGAAGCTGCGAGACAGTTTGCAGAATCTCGTGTTGGCGTAACAGATATATCAGTTCGTGCATTAGATCTAATGGAAGAATCAATGAATTGTCTTGCTTGCTGGTCTAATGAGATTAGGGAAGCAGGTGCAGATGCTGAGAAAGTTTCTGAGGGAATCAGAGAGATGTGGCTACGACTGGTGCAATTGCTGAGAAAGATTTGTTTGGATCAGAGGGAAGAAGTAAGGAATCATGCAGTGGTATCACTGCAGAGATGTTTTGTTGGTGCAGATGGGATGTGTATCCCACCCCCAACTTGGGCGCAGGCCTTCGatcttgttatatttgatattctCGATGACTTGCTGGAGTGTGCACAGAATCAATCACAGAAAGAGTACCGGAACATGGAGGGTACACTTGTGCAAGCAGTCAAATTGTTGTCGAAGGTCTTCTTGCAGCAACTGCAAGATCTTTTCGGCTTGAGTAGCTTCTGCAAGCTTTGGTTGGGGGTCCTCAGTCGTTTGGAAAAGTACAAGAAGGTAAAAGTGAGGAGCAAGAAGAGTGACAAACTTCAAGAATTGATTCCAGAGCTTCTCAAGAACATTCTTATTGCGATGAAATCCAAGGGAATCCTTGCAAAAAGAAGTACGATAGGTGGGGACAGCATGTGGGACTTGACATGGCTTCACGTAAACAATATCGTTCCATCTTTGCAGGCCGAAGTGTTTCCCGGCGAGGAGATGGAGCAGCTACATTTCTGTGATCAATCTGATGGCTAGGACATGTATGATGAAAAAAATGGTTTGTTAGTTTGATAAGAAGAAGATGCATTTCTTCCACAGTTGAATTCGCTATGATGATTGGACTTCTCTTATACATATGCATCCACTCTCACCCTGCTTAAGCATCATATGAGATACTCATTGACTGTGGTAGCTcgttttctaggacacgtgggTATTGTATTTGCTTGCAGAGAATCCTTTATATGTTTTCTGTTTAGCTTCAGGAGTTCATTAGAAATTTGATTACCAAACTATATCAGTGTTTAGGGTGGTTTCTTCTCTTGACCAGAAAAAGTAGTATATTTTTCTGCGAGTGAATCTTTTGTACATGTTGGAATTAATTATTTGTGATGTGTAAGAATTTCATAGTCTTTCTCCATGTGTTGCACCCCCATGTTCAGTGTTGAGATGTGGGTGGCACTCCgcaattttattattgtttttagaTAATTATCTTTTTTTAATGATACGAATAATacactttagcattttattttttatttatttatttttcaaaaactaataaataattattgtaaacttttgaaaaactactcatctgcaataatttaaaaaatattttaaaaaaattaatgatatatatatatgtatgaaaagtaaaaaaatttcagGTATGAAATCAGCTTCTTTGAAGTTGATAAATGAAATTTGCATGCATGAAAATATCTTTTTTCATATCTTTTCgtgtaattgatttttttaatttacctcTCTAAAATTAATTATGGAGTTAATCGTATAGGATGTTTGATGTTAGATCATTTATCAAAATGGTAAAGTCGGTGAAAATTTTCCACGGATCGGATCAAATCATTTGAGAATTAATTGATTAGAAATCTTAGATGtctaaattatcaaaataaaataataataataataaataaaactagCATGCGCAAACAATGCGGTTCTAGAAAGTCAACTGCCATTAACGAAAAAAGTAGTAGTGTAAATCTACGAAGTCCCAGTAATCTGAGTTGTCATGATTGGACTTAGATtcagtaaatttttaaaaataaatttatctaaattgtTTTGGAATTATCTAGTAAACTGTTCTGTCActgttttaaatatttaattagttGCACGTTAtttagaaatttctctcagcaatTATATTTATCAGAGTATATTATCAAATTTGCTACTATTAACTAATATTAGTTAGGGAGGGGAGCGCAACAGTAAAATTATTACCATATGATAAAAAATCACGGATTCAAATTTTGGAAACagcattttacaaaaaaaaatagggtaagactacgtacaatggatcctttctcGGGACCCGCATCACGGGAACTTCGTGCACTGGGTTACTCTTTTTAACTAATATTACTATACAAGGTTATATAACTATtatggtgtgtttggttcaaattatcatatataatcttagttatgtgattaccaagtaatcacataactaagattatggagaataaaatattgtttggttcaactagATAATGtagtaaaaatttatttgtttgaaaatttttataaataacataatttattattttactatattatccttacttacaaaatcaaccatattattattattattattattactacaaAATCaaccatattattattattattattattactacgtTTTTTTCtgcttttttttttatgtgtttaaatttttttctcatttttttttatgtttttcctatttttaaaaatttttcaatgtttttttacaatttttttataaaagttttttattttattatatatattttttattcttttcattacatttttcttttattcgAGTATATTTTGGGTAAAGAAATTCCGTTAACCtcagaatcaagaaaaatcttaggGGTCGTTTGGTTGGGtcgttttctattttcattttcttttttttttggaaattactGTTTGTTTTGTGTTTTCCATTTCCATTTTCTGGAAAATGAGAACTCATTTTCTAAGAAAACAGAAAAtaacaaaatatcattttctagagaaaatggaaaacgcgcacAGAAAAATAGAAAACGGGAAAACGCGGCGTAACCTTGCGTTTCTGTCCTAAGCCCTAGTTTCTTCTCTCCACTCTCATTTTCCTCCCGAGCCCCTCTCCCGTGGTCTAGCTCCCTATCGCCGCCACCCATCCCTCTTCTTCCCCTCTCCACCGACGCCCCTCTACCACTGCCAGATTCACCACCGCCTCTTTCATCCTTTTCCTCCCTTCCTTCTTTCCTTGTAGCGACCACACAGCTCGTCGCCTTCCCTAACCTCGCGCTGAGAACGCACCCCTGGTCATCCCCGTCGTCGTCGTCGCCCTCTGCGCCATCAGGCTAGGGTTCTTCTCTGAGTCCGCCCTGCTGCCCTCCCTCTCCGATCGTCTCGTCATCCCTGTCGTCGCCGCCCTCTGCGCCATCGGGCTAGGGTTCTTCTCTGAGTCTGCCCCGCTGCCCTCCCTCTCCGATCCAGAAGCCACCTTCTCGTTCTAAAAGCTCCAGACATCTTTGGTTTGGATTCGTAAGATTCATCATTTCCTTCCTCCTTTTTCAGTTGATCTTTGTATTTGGATGAAGTATGGAATTTGAAATGAATAGAAATTT contains:
- the LOC122012704 gene encoding ARF guanine-nucleotide exchange factor GNOM-like isoform X1, which encodes MGFVRLEINPIEEESYDVAGDGCKAPSFDDPSARADLACVICSEVSAVLAVMRRNVRWGGRYASAADDHIIEHSLILSLKLLRRQVSSWGDVRRPWSTIDPSVYFRPFVDVVRSDETGAPITSVALSSLYKILTLDFLDPASGTAVGAAMHLVVDAVTSCRFEVTDPASEEAVLMKILQVLLAIMRSRASTVLSNQHACTIVNTCFRVVHQATTKGELLQRFSRHTMLELVRCIFLHLADVHDGDASSSLNPKISAVDMEQAFGIAQVENGNGSIKVDNKGVGDEIGTGSEQKHDTKIIVDPYGIPCMVEIFHFLCSLTNVQDQGGRNPATNQVAFDEDVPLFALSMINSAVELGGPSISKHPKLLTLIQDELFRNLIQFGLSISPLILSTVCSIVLNLYRHLRSKLKLQLEAFFSCVILRLTQSRYGASYQQQEVTMEALVDFCRQKNFMTEMYANFDCDITCSNMFEELANLLSKSAFPINCPLSSMHVLALDGLIAVVEGMADRIGNASPSLEQSSLELQEYSPFWAVRCENYSAPEYWVKFVRQRKYIKRRLMIGADHFNRDPKKGLEFLQGTHLLPEKLDPQSVACFFRYTAGLDKNLVGDFLGNHDEFCVQVLHEFAWTFDFQDMNLDTALRLFLETFRLPGESQKIQRVLEAFSERYYEQSPQILVDKDAALVLAYSLIMLNTDQHNVQVKKKMTEEDFIRNNRHINGGNDLPREFLTELYYSICRNEIRTVPEQGLGFTEMSPSRWIDLMQKAKKTSPYIVCNSLPYLDHDMFAIMSGPTIAAISVVFDFAEHEEVLSACVDGFLAVAKISAYHHLEDVLDDLVVSLCKFTTLLNSSFIEETVTAFGDDIKARLAAETVFSIANRYGDCIRTGWRNILDCILRLHKLGLLPARVASDAADDSELPLDSVPGKPVTSSLPISHSMSHPRRSSGLMGRFSQLLSLDTEEPRLQPSEQQLAAHQRTLQTIQKCRIDSIFIKSKFLHADSLMQIAKALIWAAGRPQKVSSTPDDEDTAVFCLELLIAITLNNRDRIGLLWQGVYEHIANIVQSTMIHCALVEKAVFGLLRICQRLLPYKENLADELLTSLQLVLKLDARVADTYCENITQEVTRLVKANATHIKSQMGWRTIASLLSITARHPEASAVGFEAILFIMSEGAHLSPANYVFCIEAARQFAESRVGVTDISVRALDLMEESMNCLACWSNEIREAGADAEKVSEGIREMWLRLVQLLRKICLDQREEVRNHAVVSLQRCFVGADGMCIPPPTWAQAFDLVIFDILDDLLECAQNQSQKEYRNMEGTLVQAVKLLSKVFLQQLQDLFGLSSFCKLWLGVLSRLEKYKKVKVRSKKSDKLQELIPELLKNILIAMKSKGILAKRSTIGGDSMWDLTWLHVNNIVPSLQAEVFPGEEMEQLHFCDQSDG
- the LOC122012704 gene encoding ARF guanine-nucleotide exchange factor GNOM-like isoform X2, which codes for MEQAFGIAQVENGNGSIKVDNKGVGDEIGTGSEQKHDTKIIVDPYGIPCMVEIFHFLCSLTNVQDQGGRNPATNQVAFDEDVPLFALSMINSAVELGGPSISKHPKLLTLIQDELFRNLIQFGLSISPLILSTVCSIVLNLYRHLRSKLKLQLEAFFSCVILRLTQSRYGASYQQQEVTMEALVDFCRQKNFMTEMYANFDCDITCSNMFEELANLLSKSAFPINCPLSSMHVLALDGLIAVVEGMADRIGNASPSLEQSSLELQEYSPFWAVRCENYSAPEYWVKFVRQRKYIKRRLMIGADHFNRDPKKGLEFLQGTHLLPEKLDPQSVACFFRYTAGLDKNLVGDFLGNHDEFCVQVLHEFAWTFDFQDMNLDTALRLFLETFRLPGESQKIQRVLEAFSERYYEQSPQILVDKDAALVLAYSLIMLNTDQHNVQVKKKMTEEDFIRNNRHINGGNDLPREFLTELYYSICRNEIRTVPEQGLGFTEMSPSRWIDLMQKAKKTSPYIVCNSLPYLDHDMFAIMSGPTIAAISVVFDFAEHEEVLSACVDGFLAVAKISAYHHLEDVLDDLVVSLCKFTTLLNSSFIEETVTAFGDDIKARLAAETVFSIANRYGDCIRTGWRNILDCILRLHKLGLLPARVASDAADDSELPLDSVPGKPVTSSLPISHSMSHPRRSSGLMGRFSQLLSLDTEEPRLQPSEQQLAAHQRTLQTIQKCRIDSIFIKSKFLHADSLMQIAKALIWAAGRPQKVSSTPDDEDTAVFCLELLIAITLNNRDRIGLLWQGVYEHIANIVQSTMIHCALVEKAVFGLLRICQRLLPYKENLADELLTSLQLVLKLDARVADTYCENITQEVTRLVKANATHIKSQMGWRTIASLLSITARHPEASAVGFEAILFIMSEGAHLSPANYVFCIEAARQFAESRVGVTDISVRALDLMEESMNCLACWSNEIREAGADAEKVSEGIREMWLRLVQLLRKICLDQREEVRNHAVVSLQRCFVGADGMCIPPPTWAQAFDLVIFDILDDLLECAQNQSQKEYRNMEGTLVQAVKLLSKVFLQQLQDLFGLSSFCKLWLGVLSRLEKYKKVKVRSKKSDKLQELIPELLKNILIAMKSKGILAKRSTIGGDSMWDLTWLHVNNIVPSLQAEVFPGEEMEQLHFCDQSDG